From Quercus lobata isolate SW786 chromosome 11, ValleyOak3.0 Primary Assembly, whole genome shotgun sequence:
GGTGTCCGGCggtgtcccttttttttttttttttcgcttctcCGACACGGCTCCGACGCGGCGCCGACACGGCGCGGACGCGGTTCCGACGCGTCTGACACGCCagcagtaaaaaaaagaaaaaaaaaaaaaaggaaaaaagcacAGATTTTGACAGATGGACTTACCATTACCGTTGATCTGTGACAACCCTAAaaccataaaacatttttagaatcTGAAAATTGGAAGTTCAAACCACAAAACTCAAGTTCTTCACTTCTTCTCTGTTGCTGAAACCCACTTCGCTGCCGCTGCTGTCTGTTCTTCGCCGGAGTTAGCTCGTGCCGATCAACGAGCTCTGACGTCGACGGCGTTCCATCCGTCCCTTCCGATCTCCATCTCTCTCGGTGCGGACAACAGGTCCGATTCACCTCTTCTCTGTTctctctgctttttttttttcattctttctttcaagTGTTAATTTTAGTGTGGGTGGGTGTAATGTTTACTGTTAAagcacttttatatatataacgtgttttgtctgattttttttttttttttttactgctgCTGTGGTGCCGTGAcctctgtctttttttttctttttttctttttttttttagttataacttatcatttataaatttgtttttgtgccttgctatagttttatttatttattgaagttaAATATTGTAGGTGAATTATTAAAATGAATCCTGAAAAAGAAAGTGAGAATGAGAAATCATCTTCTGAGAATGCTGCTCCTCTATGGAAATATGTTACTAGATTAGAAAAAGCAAGTGTTGGTGGTGGGAATGTTTCTTTTAGATgtaattattgtgaaaaaatttttaAGGGGTCTTATTCAAGGGTGAAGGCACACTTGTTAAAATTGCCTAAGTTTGGAATACAAGCATGTGCCAAGGTTGGAGATGAGTATCAAAATGAAATGCAGAAATTAGAAGATGCATTTGAGGAATCTTCGCGTAGATTGAAGAAGCCTAAGTTAGTGTCTTTACCAACTGATTCTCCTACTAGTCCTAATTGGGATAGTAGGGAGAGTAGTACAGCTACAAGTCAtccatttttcccaaaaaaaaaaggggttgggATTGGGAATTCTCCTTTGGAGAGGGCTTTTAACAATCAATGTCGAGAGCAATTAGATTGTCTTATTGCTAGGACATTTTACTCTGCTGGCTTACCCTTTCATTTTGCTAAGAACCCGTATTGGATTgagatgatcaagtttgcaGCTAATAATAATTTAGCGGGCTATGTTCCTCCGGGTTACAATAAATTAAGAACAACTTTGTTGCAAAAAGAGAAGGCACATATTGAGAAGTTGTTGAGGGCAATTAAAGACACTTGGAAAGAAAAGGGTTTAAGCATTGTAAGTGATGGGTGGACAGATGTACAAAAAATGCCACTTATCAATTTTATGGCTACATCACAGAAAGGGCCAATTTTTATCAAATCCATTGATGGTACCAAAGAGTACAAAGACAAGCACTTCATTGCTGACTTGTTTTTAAAGGTTGTTGGTGAGGTTGGGCCTCAACATGTTGTCCAAATTATTACTGATAATGCGTCTGTTATGAAGGCTGCAGGATCTATTGTTGAAGCTGAATATCCTCATATATTTTGGTCACATTGTGTTGTGCATACTCTCAATTTGgctttgaagaatatttgtGCACCTAAGTACTCTTTGCAGAATGAGAATGCATATAATGAATGTAACTGGATTGCACAAGTTTCAGATGAGGCAACTTTCATTCGTATTTTCATCACAAATCATTCTATGAGATTAGcaatttttaattcatattcTCCTTTGAAGTTACTTGCTGTTGCTGAAACACGATTTGCTTCAATAATTATCATGCTTAAAAGATTgtttcaagtaaaacaaaatcttCGAAATATGGTTGTTAGTGAGGAATGGATGTCATATAGAGAAGATGATGTAGGAAAAGCTCAAACTGTGAGGGATTATATTTTGAATGATTTGTGGTGGGACAAGGTTGAATACATTCTAAGATTCACAGAACCTATTTATGAGATGCTTCGAGTGGCTGACACGGATGCACCTATTCTCCATAAGGTGTATGaaatgtgggattccatgatagaaaatgtgaagaaagaaatataCCAACATGAAGGCAAGGAAGACTATGAGGAGTCTCCATTCTATGATGTGGTACACAATATACTTATTGAACGGTGGACTAAAAATTGCACACCACTTCATTGCCTAGCCCACTCCTTGAATCCAAAGtaatttttctatctctttaatCTTTTCGTTTATATTCTTTTggtatttccaaataaataaactaaactcATTAGTTGtacttgtttatttgtttttaactaGGTATTATACTATTAAATGGATTGAGGAAGTTAGAGGCCGTGTTGCACCACATAAGGATGCTGAAATTTCAGTGGAGAGAAACAAGTGTCTCAAAAGGATCTTTCCTGATCCTGATGATAGGCAAAAAGTTAATGTGGAGTTTGGTTTGTTTAACTCATTACAGGTTTATGATGAGGATAACATGGAGGATAGGTGGAACTACAATCCAATGCTTTGGTGGTCAACTTATGGGTCTACTTTACCAATACTTCAAACTTTAGCTCTAAAACTTCTTCAACAGCCTTGCTCATCATCATGTGCTGAGAGGAATTGGAGTACCTATGGCTTCATCCATTCTATGAGGAGGAATAGAATTACTCCTAAACGTGCTGAAGATTTAGTGTTTGTTCATTCTAATCTTCGACTTCTTTCAAGGAGGAGGCCCGAGTACAATAGTGGAGAATCTAAGAAGTGGGACATTGGTGGAGATAATTGGGATGAGCCATTTGGAGGACCTGGGTTGCTTGAGGTTGCTTATCTCACACTAGATGAGCCAGAGATGGAGACAAGTATTGTTGAGAATAATGAttatgttgatgatgatgatgttgttgttcTTTGATAATCTtgtagtttaaaact
This genomic window contains:
- the LOC115966939 gene encoding uncharacterized protein LOC115966939, with protein sequence MNPEKESENEKSSSENAAPLWKYVTRLEKASVGGGNVSFRCNYCEKIFKGSYSRVKAHLLKLPKFGIQACAKVGDEYQNEMQKLEDAFEESSRRLKKPKLVSLPTDSPTSPNWDSRESSTATSHPFFPKKKGVGIGNSPLERAFNNQCREQLDCLIARTFYSAGLPFHFAKNPYWIEMIKFAANNNLAGYVPPGYNKLRTTLLQKEKAHIEKLLRAIKDTWKEKGLSIVSDGWTDVQKMPLINFMATSQKGPIFIKSIDGTKEYKDKHFIADLFLKVVGEVGPQHVVQIITDNASVMKAAGSIVEAEYPHIFWSHCVVHTLNLALKNICAPKYSLQNENAYNECNWIAQVSDEATFIRIFITNHSMRLAIFNSYSPLKLLAVAETRFASIIIMLKRLFQVKQNLRNMVVSEEWMSYREDDVGKAQTVRDYILNDLWWDKVEYILRFTEPIYEMLRVADTDAPILHKVYEMWDSMIENVKKEIYQHEGKEDYEESPFYDVVHNILIERWTKNCTPLHCLAHSLNPKYYTIKWIEEVRGRVAPHKDAEISVERNKCLKRIFPDPDDRQKVNVEFGLFNSLQVYDEDNMEDRWNYNPMLWWSTYGSTLPILQTLALKLLQQPCSSSCAERNWSTYGFIHSMRRNRITPKRAEDLVFVHSNLRLLSRRRPEYNSGESKKWDIGGDNWDEPFGGPGLLEVAYLTLDEPEMETSIVENNDYVDDDDVVVL